In Aedes albopictus strain Foshan chromosome 3, AalbF5, whole genome shotgun sequence, the following are encoded in one genomic region:
- the LOC109420386 gene encoding alpha-tocopherol transfer protein-like produces the protein MLSLRPIAADLADVAKNDLNEDPSQLESHLSVIRNWLKECKHFHGSLDDQILLAFLRGCKFSLEKVKEKLALFYWIRTTLPEVTQNRDPYDDHVLEVIRLGVGIPLPKTVNPTDPKIFVIRVAQFDLTKITFADVIKGGTLINDVLMRDDDQMVICGMILVIDLAGVTANHLFQFDFEFLKQVAVLYQDASPLRMQGIHILNPPPGMQTVVNMFNSLLSTKNKNKRIFVHGSNLESLHNHLAKHVLPKEYGGTLGPIQTFVEEWELKLKANRDYLLEMSDLRDTKTSAPQSPSVFSPTSKNTFFGLDGSFRRLELD, from the exons ATGTTGTCGCTACGGCCAATAGCCGCCGACCTAGCGGACGTAGCGAAGAACGACCTGAACGAAGATCCAAGTCAGTTGGAAAGTCATTTGAGTGTGATTCGTAATTGGTTGAAAGAATGCAAACATTTTCACGGTTCGCTGGATGATCAGATTCTGTTGGCATTCCTTAGGGGGTGCAAATTCAGTTTGGAAAAAGTGAAGGAAAAATTGGCGCTATTTTACTGGATCAGAACAACTCTACCGGAAGTTACTCAAAACAGAGATCCATACGACGACCATGTACTGGAAGTGATACGTTTGGG TGTGGGAATTCCACTTCCCAAAACAGTGAACCCAACGGATCCGAAGATTTTTGTAATTCGAGTGGCCCAGTTTGATCTGACGAAAATCACCTTCGCCGATGTGATAAAAGGAGGAACGCTTATTAATGATGTCCTGATGAGAGATGACGACCAGATGGTTATTTGTGGAATGATTCTGGTCATCGATTTGGCAGGCGTAACTGCAAATCATCTATTCCAGTTTGATTTTGAGTTCTTGAAGCAAGTAGCTGTCCTATACCAAGATGCAAGCCCTCTTCGCATGCAAGGTATTCATATCTTAAACCCACCACCAGGAATGCAAACTGTGGTAAACATGTTCAATAGCCTGCTCTCtactaaaaataaaaataaaagg ATATTTGTACATGGCAGTAATTTGGAGTCTCTGCATAATCACTTGGCGAAACATGTTCTTCCAAAGGAATACGGTGGCACACTAGGGCCAATACAAACGTTCGTCGAAGAATGGGAATTGAAACTGAAAGCCAATAGAGATTATCTACTCGAGATGTCCGATTTACGTGACACAAAGACATCAGCTCCACAGTCACCTTCGGTTTTCTCGCCTACCAGCAAAAACACATTCTTCGGGCTGGATGGCTCGTTTAGGCGACTTGAGTTAGATTGA